The stretch of DNA CTGTGATCGCGTTCTCGCTGAACGTCGGCGGCTACGCGGCGGAGATCATCCGCTCGGCCATCCAGAGCATCCCGAAGGGCCAGTGGGAGGCGGCCGAGACGATCGGCCTCAATTATGTTGGCGCGCTGCGGCGCATCGTGCTTCCCCAGGCCACGCGGGTGGCGGTGCCGCCGCTGTCGAATACGTTGATCTCACTGGTCAAAGATACTTCCCTCGCCTCGACCATATTGGTCACCGAGTTGCTGCGACAGGCCCAGATCATTGCCGCGCCGACGTTCGAATTCTTCGCGTTGTACGGAACGGCTGCCGTGTACTACTGGGTGATCTGCCTGGTGCTGTCGTTCGGTCAGAGCCGCATTGAACGCCGGCTGGAAAGGTATGTGGCGCGATGACAGAGAACCGCGTGCTGGCCGAGGGCGTGCACAAGGCCTTCGGGGAAAATGAAGTGCTCAAAGGTGTTTCGTTCACGGTGCCGCAGGGCTCGGCGACGACGATCATCGGGCCTTCGGGCTCGGGGAAGACGACGCTGCTGCGGGCGCTCAACGCATTGGACGTGCCTGATGCAGGGGTGATCCGCGTCGGCGAGGTCGAACTGGACTTCTCCAAGCCGGTGGCCAAAGACCAGCTGCGTCGGTATCGCGCGCAGAGCGGCTTTGTCTTCCAGTCGCACAACCTGTTTCCGCACAAGACGGTGTTGCAGAACATCACCGAGGGCCCGATCTTCGTGCAGAAACGGCCGAAGGACGAGGCGGAAGCCGAAGCCGCCGAACTGCTGCAGCAGGTCGGCCTCGCCGAAAAGCGGGACCAGTACCCGTATCAACTGTCCGGTGGCCAGCAGCAGCGTGTCGGCATCGCCAGGGCGCTGGCGCTGAAGCCCAAGGTGGTGCTATTCGACGAGCCAACGTCGGCGCTGGATCCCGAACTCGTCGGTGAGGTGCTGTCCGTCATCAGGGATCTGGCCGTCGAGGGCTGGACGTTGGTGATCGTGACGCACGAAATCCAGTTCGCCAAGCAGGTTTCCGATCAGGTGCTGTTCACCGATCACGGGGTGATTCTGGAGCAGGGTCCGCCCGCCGAGGTGATCGGCAACCCCAAGGAAGAGCGCACCCGCCAGTTCCTGGACCGGATCCTCAACCCGCTGTAGCGATTTGTGTGCGTTTTGTTGCGCTCGGCAGTGAGCTCTTCTGGCATATGTCAGAGCTCCTTCTGGTCCCACGGTGAACCGTAGGCGGTCAGCAGCTCCAGGAACGGCACAGAATCGAAAGCCTCGGGTCCGAGCACGCCGCTGCCGCTCCACGTGCCGCTGGCCAGAAGTTCCAGCGCCACAACGGGATTGATGGCGGTTTGCCATACGACACACTGATGGCCGTACTCGGTCATCGACCATTGATTGTCGACCACGTGGTACAGATACGTCGATCGCGGACTGCCGTCCTTGCCGGTGCCCGTCACCCATAGCCCGGCGCATGTCTTGCCGTGCATCTTGGGCCCTAGCGTGGCTGGATTCGGTAGGCAAGCCGCGACCACGTCACGCGGACTCACTTCCACGCCACCGACCGTGACCTTGTCGGTGCGATCGAGACCGAGCTTGTGCAGCGTTTTGAGTACGTCGATGAATTCTGCGCCGAGACCGTATTTGAAGGTCGCGCGTTTGCAGTTGACCCAGCGCGGCATCAGCAGGACTTCCTCGTGTTCGACGTTGACGCATTCGACGGGGCCGATGCCGTCGGGAAAGTCGAAAACCTCTGGCTCAGAAAATGGTTCGGTGGTGAACCAGCCGCGGTCCGCCTCCCAGATCACCGGCGGGTTGAGGCATTCCTCGATGGTGGTCCAGATCGAGAACGACGGCGCGAACTCGTAGCCGTCGACGGTGAGATTCGAGCCGTCGCGGGTGCCGAGCTCGTCGATGTCGGAGAATAAGTGATCGGCGGCGTATCGGGCGAACACATCGGAAAGGCCAGGCTCCACGCCTATCCCGACGAGAGCGAGGCGGCCCGCGGCCTTCCACTGCTCCTCGACGGCGAACTGTTCGTCGCCGAGTTTGACGCCGGTGAGCTCATGCGGCCGGTCGGGATGGCGCTGCGACAGGCTCATCGCCATGTCCAAGTAGTCGGCGCCGCCGGCCAGGGCACCGTTGAAAATCGGCATCACGAATCGCGGATCAACGGCGTTCATGACATGGGTGATGCCGTGTTGGCCGACCACTGCCGCGACGTCGTCTGCCCATGTCGCATCGACTCGCGCCGCCGAGAACCGCTCGTCGCCAACGGCCTCCGCGGCTTGCTCGGCCCGTGACTCGTCGTAGTCGCTGACGACGATCTGCTCGAAGAAGTCCCTCCGGGCCGCAATCGCACAGAACGCCGAGCCGACGCCGCCGGCGCCCACTAACAGGATTCGCATGCGCACGACGGTATAGACAAGGCCGCCGAGATCGACGTTTTGGCGGGATTTGCTCGAACTTCCACGCCCGAACGTGAGCTTCGGCGTCGTCTAGATGGCGACCTCCAATGACGCCATTCCACGCAAGGTCACGTTCGGCTTGTATGCAGGTTCACCGACCAGCCGTGAACGCGGGAAGCGCTCGGTGACCTTCGTCAGTGCAACAGCGGCCTCCAGGCGTGCCAGCGGCGCGCCGAGACAGAAGTGCGGACCCTTGCCGAACGCCAGGTGGCGAATGTTCTCCCGATCGGGGTCGAACTCGGCTGGCCGATCGAATGCCGCGGGATCGTGGTGCGCCGCGGCCAACAGCAGCACCATCACGTCCCCCCTCGGGACGTCGGTGTCGCCAATTGTCATGTCGTCGGCAGCAATTCGGCCCA from Mycobacterium sp. JS623 encodes:
- a CDS encoding saccharopine dehydrogenase family protein; this encodes MRILLVGAGGVGSAFCAIAARRDFFEQIVVSDYDESRAEQAAEAVGDERFSAARVDATWADDVAAVVGQHGITHVMNAVDPRFVMPIFNGALAGGADYLDMAMSLSQRHPDRPHELTGVKLGDEQFAVEEQWKAAGRLALVGIGVEPGLSDVFARYAADHLFSDIDELGTRDGSNLTVDGYEFAPSFSIWTTIEECLNPPVIWEADRGWFTTEPFSEPEVFDFPDGIGPVECVNVEHEEVLLMPRWVNCKRATFKYGLGAEFIDVLKTLHKLGLDRTDKVTVGGVEVSPRDVVAACLPNPATLGPKMHGKTCAGLWVTGTGKDGSPRSTYLYHVVDNQWSMTEYGHQCVVWQTAINPVVALELLASGTWSGSGVLGPEAFDSVPFLELLTAYGSPWDQKEL
- a CDS encoding amino acid ABC transporter ATP-binding protein codes for the protein MTENRVLAEGVHKAFGENEVLKGVSFTVPQGSATTIIGPSGSGKTTLLRALNALDVPDAGVIRVGEVELDFSKPVAKDQLRRYRAQSGFVFQSHNLFPHKTVLQNITEGPIFVQKRPKDEAEAEAAELLQQVGLAEKRDQYPYQLSGGQQQRVGIARALALKPKVVLFDEPTSALDPELVGEVLSVIRDLAVEGWTLVIVTHEIQFAKQVSDQVLFTDHGVILEQGPPAEVIGNPKEERTRQFLDRILNPL